In Paenibacillus sonchi, a single genomic region encodes these proteins:
- a CDS encoding RHS repeat domain-containing protein has protein sequence MSQTKPLTGEKYNNPVLKQRYTTTYQYEPRYHLISAVSSYQNESDATPATEQYTYTSEGRPATVTNALGEQTVYSYSYRNGTGGISQATAEKTSNGKTVAKTVTVFGAESRHAYPTEQQQWFNLGQPDQQVVKNQMSYEMGSGLLKSKTDGNLQTTSYEYDAAGRLKKETYPVRTNTKGERYSEVIDYNYYNQTSVNFDAVNAGTFVLKVNTIKTVTNLSTHDAVITNSDALYNGLGLLLLEEHHDDNAGKWVYQQYHYDDMGRPVYSIDPAGNTLTVSYDAWGRQNRATNANGDLIVSDYSFKARTNTSYIQDKNTGEKLNYVQDTYDAWGNKISASTYKDWPTNQQQIIESYRYDIAGNITGYTDPNHNVNEDGVTTTYAYDALGRLSAVKDALNQTTNYSYDGNGHVSKVTIQAKNGSPQTLNTKTYNELGLLKVKQDGALQNESYTYNSAGQLAAKTDRNGSTFGYTYDESGQLKKSTISGMVNNVAQTQETNVIFGEGAPQKQTIETRTNNTLTATQTQTLDSLGQVRNTYSLSGNHSAYIGNQRDVLGRMTQINDNYMGFYTNYQYNKQRLDKVQTNGSSTLTGASSANVQYSYFANDLVKSITYPTLTDGSILKTEYTYNKALGWTESMTNTKGSDVLSGYSYGYDNNGNRISVSEVRKGSSTAQTTSYTYDALNRLLSITRPDGAKTTYTYDVRGNRQTLSDTSSASLDTVDTSYTYDLQNTLTSVTKGGSATSFKYYADGLRSMKTNGSTQTQVNYNLNGDVISQEKIVSGVFVEQANFVRGDRVLVKKDKKASKDYYYLYNGHGDVVQIVDTSGVVINNYTYDEWGNITSQVEGTSNSFKYSGEVYDPETGLYYLRARYYDPSMGRFLNEDTVEGQIDNPISQNLYTYVQNNPLKYTDPSGHMPVEFLQHLSKMYNSKKLSAQQVTFEAIGVNLGNVFLAFHEIAQLNISKKLHGMNINSVLEYPITSSSKKDIWGNYKKYEADVVIPKTKEVYEVKPLFGEDPKKQLEKYKKDGNLILGGQLPSITDIPILDDLKMGIVFLKPGEANYYFYKKDRSGEVEFITTTEAKQIVQEYYEPLYNRTPILIPGLGGGMIPVPAIP, from the coding sequence GTGAGTCAAACCAAGCCGTTGACCGGGGAGAAGTATAACAATCCGGTGCTCAAACAGCGCTATACAACCACGTATCAATATGAGCCAAGGTACCATCTGATTTCTGCAGTATCCAGTTACCAGAATGAATCGGATGCTACACCCGCAACGGAACAATATACGTACACATCTGAGGGAAGACCAGCCACCGTAACTAATGCGTTAGGGGAGCAAACTGTGTACAGCTACAGCTATCGCAATGGAACCGGAGGAATTTCGCAGGCAACGGCAGAGAAGACTTCGAATGGGAAAACTGTGGCCAAAACTGTAACAGTTTTCGGGGCGGAAAGCCGTCATGCCTATCCAACTGAACAGCAGCAGTGGTTCAACCTCGGGCAACCGGATCAGCAAGTTGTGAAAAATCAGATGAGTTATGAAATGGGAAGCGGCTTACTGAAAAGTAAAACTGATGGTAATCTTCAGACTACATCGTATGAATACGACGCTGCGGGTCGATTGAAAAAAGAAACCTACCCAGTCCGAACCAATACCAAAGGAGAAAGATATAGTGAAGTGATCGATTACAATTATTATAATCAGACCTCTGTGAACTTTGATGCTGTGAACGCAGGGACGTTTGTTCTAAAAGTGAATACCATTAAAACCGTAACTAACTTGTCCACTCACGATGCCGTTATCACAAATTCAGATGCGTTATATAATGGACTAGGACTTCTTCTGTTGGAAGAGCACCACGATGATAATGCAGGAAAATGGGTATACCAGCAATATCATTATGACGATATGGGGCGTCCGGTGTATTCCATTGACCCCGCTGGAAATACATTGACTGTCAGCTACGATGCGTGGGGCAGACAGAACCGGGCCACGAATGCCAACGGAGATCTCATCGTCAGCGACTATTCATTCAAAGCGCGCACCAACACAAGCTACATTCAGGATAAGAACACAGGCGAGAAGCTGAACTATGTCCAGGACACCTACGATGCCTGGGGAAATAAAATTTCGGCCTCCACCTATAAGGATTGGCCAACGAATCAACAACAGATTATCGAATCCTATCGATACGATATCGCGGGAAACATCACAGGTTACACCGATCCTAATCATAATGTGAACGAGGACGGGGTTACGACCACCTATGCCTATGATGCCTTAGGCCGATTATCCGCCGTAAAAGATGCGCTGAACCAGACCACCAACTACAGCTATGACGGCAATGGTCACGTATCGAAAGTGACGATACAGGCTAAAAACGGCTCGCCGCAAACCCTGAATACCAAGACGTATAACGAACTGGGCCTGCTTAAAGTGAAACAGGACGGGGCTTTACAAAATGAAAGCTATACCTACAACAGCGCAGGCCAATTGGCAGCAAAAACAGACCGCAATGGCAGCACGTTTGGATATACGTATGACGAAAGCGGCCAACTGAAAAAGAGCACGATCAGCGGGATGGTCAACAATGTGGCGCAAACGCAGGAAACGAATGTGATTTTCGGAGAGGGGGCACCGCAGAAACAGACCATCGAAACGCGTACGAACAACACACTCACGGCCACCCAAACGCAAACTCTGGATAGTTTGGGCCAAGTGCGCAACACATACTCGTTATCTGGCAACCACTCGGCGTACATCGGTAATCAGAGAGACGTACTGGGACGGATGACACAGATCAATGACAACTACATGGGCTTTTACACGAACTATCAGTATAATAAGCAGCGATTGGATAAAGTACAAACCAACGGGAGTTCTACGCTCACAGGTGCTTCTTCGGCCAATGTACAGTACAGCTACTTCGCGAACGATTTGGTGAAGTCGATTACGTACCCGACGCTTACAGATGGCAGCATCCTGAAGACGGAATATACGTACAACAAAGCGCTGGGCTGGACCGAGAGCATGACGAACACCAAAGGCAGTGACGTGCTATCGGGATACAGCTATGGTTACGACAATAACGGGAATCGCATCTCTGTAAGCGAGGTGCGCAAAGGCAGCAGCACCGCGCAAACGACAAGTTATACCTATGACGCGCTGAACCGCCTGTTGTCCATTACCCGGCCGGATGGCGCGAAAACGACGTACACCTATGACGTGCGGGGCAACCGCCAGACGTTATCGGATACGAGCAGTGCAAGTCTGGACACGGTGGATACAAGCTATACTTATGATTTGCAGAACACCTTAACCTCCGTTACCAAAGGGGGAAGTGCAACCAGCTTCAAATATTATGCTGATGGCCTGCGTTCCATGAAGACAAATGGCAGTACCCAGACCCAGGTGAACTATAACCTGAATGGTGACGTGATCTCGCAAGAGAAGATCGTCAGCGGTGTGTTCGTGGAACAAGCGAACTTTGTACGTGGGGACCGGGTACTGGTGAAGAAGGATAAGAAAGCTTCCAAGGATTACTATTACCTGTACAATGGGCACGGTGACGTCGTACAGATCGTGGATACCAGCGGAGTGGTAATCAACAACTACACCTATGATGAGTGGGGAAACATCACCAGCCAGGTGGAGGGAACCTCCAATTCCTTCAAGTACTCAGGAGAAGTGTACGATCCAGAAACCGGGCTTTACTATTTGCGGGCACGGTATTATGATCCGAGTATGGGGCGGTTTTTAAATGAGGATACGGTTGAGGGGCAGATTGATAATCCAATAAGTCAAAACCTGTATACCTATGTGCAAAATAACCCATTGAAGTATACTGATCCATCAGGGCACATGCCGGTAGAATTTTTACAACACCTCTCTAAGATGTATAATTCAAAAAAGCTAAGTGCTCAGCAAGTTACATTTGAAGCAATAGGGGTAAATTTAGGAAATGTTTTTCTAGCTTTTCACGAGATAGCTCAACTAAATATATCTAAAAAGCTACATGGGATGAATATCAATAGCGTGTTAGAGTATCCAATAACTTCCTCCTCGAAAAAAGATATATGGGGAAACTATAAAAAATATGAGGCAGATGTCGTCATTCCAAAAACAAAAGAAGTATATGAAGTTAAGCCGCTCTTTGGTGAAGATCCGAAAAAACAATTGGAGAAGTATAAGAAAGATGGGAATCTAATCCTGGGAGGCCAGCTTCCTTCTATTACGGATATTCCAATTCTAGATGATTTAAAAATGGGTATTGTTTTCTTAAAGCCTGGTGAGGCTAATTATTACTTCTATAAGAAAGATCGTAGTGGGGAAGTAGAATTTATAACTACCACAGAAGCGAAACAAATAGTTCAAGAATACTATGAACCATTATACAATCGAACGCCTATTCTTATACCAGGATTAGGTGGTGGAATGATTCCTGTTCCTGCAATTCCTTGA